In Eriocheir sinensis breed Jianghai 21 chromosome 3, ASM2467909v1, whole genome shotgun sequence, a genomic segment contains:
- the LOC127003264 gene encoding inverted formin-2-like codes for MEMASKDWLEDFLGLDGLGVLFESLERLGERGFSSIADALLQLECVLCIKAVMNSTTGLNYITNDSSYVRKLAKALDSRNMLVKKQVFELLSALCVYSERGHALALDALNNYKVYKSQRYRFQLVMEELRDAEVVEYQTTLLAFVNCVVLGAGSLPTRASLRNEFVGLDLPRILEYLRAVEDEGLSVQVAVFDDSHEDDLEQLFGPDAARDLNHYDAFNNLFMKVRNTPHSLQLLGLLINLSQVDPKDQDSDAVWSLLDRIGLRAAEGCVTHSWARTVAGREESRSVATQTLARRHTRPPSPVNLRQLDLEVPEGFDERPFPSSSLPSSPSTRDPPSDSLSTAPTLSEPSLPPGESESSVKHIGLLTSVPPPPPPPPPTLPVFDGKVLQPHPRSPTTTPPTPPQVSGGPSSPPPPPPPPPPPPPSLSGSLPPPPPPPPPSGGLPPPPPPPPPLPGCPAPPPPPPPLPGGPPPPPPPPPLPGCSAPPPPPPRPRCPVPPPPPPQPGSGPPPPPPPPGCGGPFPPAMPAPVTVSQRLPRPSTKMKHLNWSKVNRHTIRNSVWQEVQEELSLSPIANINYQEVEQLFCQVKRAPATPRPTKQQSTTEVSLLDAKKSLNVNIFMKQFKASHAEVVDDIRQCRSTKIGAERLRGFIRILPEEGEVNMIKEYQGDPAKLGDAEKFYVELLKVEGYQVRLEGMIQMEELNPAADRLKPQLASLLATADKVLASESLKDFFAYILTLGNFINMGSYAGDAFGFRLPTISKLWETRANTPGMTLLHFIVEQVDEKEMEILGFLDRLGDLTQPARLSVEGLSGEVGTLTTDLTGLTKKLEVAPKDIQKHFSGFTKKAAEVVQDLQASLQELERSRVKLAQYFCEDEDKFRLEDCVTIFHTLSCKVQSARKENEARKKREERKKRLEEQRRLQEAERAATGGKKRVKGPRLPNPQEDNGGCVVDRLLADIRKGDFKLRKKSPAPTVAS; via the exons ATGGAAATG GCCAGCAAGGACTGGCTCGAGGACTTCTTGGGCCTCGACGGTCTCGGGGTTCTGTTCGAGTCGCTAGAACGGCTCGGGGAGCGCGGGTTCTCCTCCATCGCGGACGCCCTACTGCAGCTCGAGTGCGTCCTCTGCATCAAGGCCGTCATGAACTCCACCACCGGACTCAACTACATCACCAACGACTCGAGCTACGTCCGGAAACTGGCCAAGG CCTTGGACTCGCGCAACATGCTGGTGAAGAAGCAGGTGTTTGAGCTGCTCTCGGCCCTGTGTGTGTACTCCGAGCGCGGCCACGCCCTGGCCCTCGACGCCCTCAACAACTACAAG gTATACAAGAGCCAGCGGTACAGGTTCCAGCTCGTCATGGAGGAGCTGAGGGACGCGGAGGTCGTGGAGTATCAGACGACCCTCCTCGCCTTCGTCAACTGTGTCGTCCTGGGCGCCGGCAGCCTGCCCACGAGAGCATCCCTTAGGAACGAGTTTGTTG GATTGGATCTCCCACGCATCCTGGAGTACCTGCGCGCCGTGGAGGACGAGGGCCTGTCTGTGCAGGTGGCGGTGTTCGACGACAGCCACGAGGACGACCTTGAGCAGCTGTTTGGCCCCGACGCCGCGCGAGACCTCAACCACTACGACGCCTTCAACAATCTCTTCATGAAG GTGAGGAACACGCCGCACTCCCTGCAGCTGCTGGGGCTCCTCATCAACCTCAGCCAAGTGGACCCCAAAGACCAGGACAG CGACGCTGTGTGGTCACTGCTGGACCGCATCGGGCTACGCGCAGCCGAGGGTTGTGTCACACACTCCTGGGCACGAACGGTCGCTGGCCGGGAGGAGTCCCGCAGCGTGGCCACCCAAACTCTTGCTCGCAGGCACACGCGACCCCCTTCGCCCGTCAACCTACGCCAGCTCGACCTGGAGGTGCCGGAGGGGTTCGATGAAAGGCCTTTCCCGTCTTCTAGTCTTCCCTCCAGCCCCTCCACACGTGACCCACCTTCCGATAGTCTGTCCACCGCTCCTACCTTATCCGAACCCAGCCTGCCCCCtggagagagtgagagtagtGTAAAGCATATCGGTCTTCTCACCTccgttcctccccctcccccgccccccccacccacactccCGGTGTTTGATGGGAAAGTTCTTCAGCCTCATCCTCGTTCTCCTACTACAACTCCACCTACTCCACCACAGGTATCTGGTGGTccatcatctccccctcctcctcctcctcctcctcctcctccaccaccatcactgtcagggagccttcctccaccaccaccaccaccaccaccatctggtggccttccccctcctccacccccaccaccacccctacccgggtgccctgcccctcctccaccaccgccgccgctgcctggaggccctcctcctccaccacctccaccccccctacCGGGGTGCTctgcccctccacccccacccccccgacCCCGGTGCCCGgtcccgccccccccacccccccagcctGGTAGtgggccccctccccctccaccccctcccggGTGTGGCGGCCCCTTCCCCCCAGCCATGCCCGCCCCCGTCACCGTGAGCCAGCGGCTGCCGCGGCCCAGCACCAAGATGAAGCACCTCAACTGGAGCAAAGTTAACCGCCACACCATCAGGAACTCTGTGTGgcaggaggtgcaggaggagctgagCCTCTCGCCCATTGCCAACATCAACTACCAGGAGGTGGAGCAGCTGTTCTGCCAGGTGAAGCGTGCACCTGCCACGCCGCGTCCCACCAAGCAACAATCGACCACCGAAGTGTCTCTCCTTGACGCCAAAAAGTCTCTCAACGTGAATATTTTCATGAAGCAGTTCAAGGCCTCGCACGCCGAGGTGGTGGACGACATCCGGCAGTGCCGCAGCACGAAGATTGGAGCTGAGCGGCTGAGGGGCTTTATAAGGATACTCCCCGAGGAAGGcgag GTGAACATGATCAAGGAGTACCAAGGGGATCCGGCGAAGCTTGGCGACGCTGAGAAGTTTTACGTGGAGCTTCTAAAGGTGGAGGGCTACCAGGTCCGGCTCGAGGGCATGATACAG ATGGAGGAGCTGAACCCTGCGGCGGACAGACTCAAGCCTCAGCTCGCCTCGCTCCTCGCCACCGCCGACAAGGTCCTCGCCAGTGAGAGCCTCAAGGACTTCTTTGCTTACATCCTCACGCTCGGCAATTTTATTAATATG GGGAGCTACGCAGGGGACGCCTTCGGTTTCCGCCTGCCCACGATCTCCAAGCTGTGGGAGACGCGCGCCAACACCCCGGGCATGACGCTGCTGCACTTCATCGTGGAGCAAgtggacgagaaggagatggagatccTCGGCTTCCTGGACCGCCTCGGGGACTTGACACAGCCGGCCAG GTTGAGTGTGGAAGGACTGAGCGGTGAAGTGGGAACGCTGACCACTGACCTGACGGGGCTGACCAAGAAGCTGGAAGTAGCTCCCAAGGACATCCAGAAGCACTTCTCag GGTTCACAAAGAAGGCGGCGGAGGTTGTGCAGGATCTCCAGGCGAGTCTTCAAGAGCTGGAGCGTTCAAGGGTCAAGCTGGCCCAGTACTTCTGTGAGGACGAGGACAAGTTCCGCCTCGAGGACTGCGTGACCATCTTCCACACGCTGTCTTGTAAGGTGCAGAGTGCGCGGAAG GAAAACGAAGcacggaagaaaagggaagaacgaaagaagcGACTGGAGGAGCAACGGCGTCTGCAGGAGGCAGAGAGAGCGGCGACTGGCGGCAAGAAGCGAGTAAAGGGACCGCGGCTCCCGAACCCACAGGAAGACAATGGCGGATGCGTCGTCGACCGTCTCTTGGCGGACATACGAAAGGGAGATTTCAAATTAAGAAAAAAGTCGCCGGCTCCCACGGTAGCCAGCTAG